CTGTACATCTTTCAAGGGAAAAAAGAATGTGACTACAGTGTGCCCGAGCAAAGGCTGTCGGTTCTGGCTCAGAAGTTTATGACCAACATGTTAAAGTTGGAGGAGAGATGGGTGGTCAAACGCGTAGCTCTGGACATGTTCTACGTGCTCAACAAGGAGCAAGCTATCTACAAGATGTTCCTGTCCGGTGTTAACGAGCATGCGCTTACGCTGGAGGACGAAATGGTCGCCAATCCGTTCATAGACAGCATTAATGCGCAGCTTCTGACTACCACCTATGCATTTGAACAGCTGAAAAGCCTGCGAACAGCAGTTCAATTAGTAAGTCCGACTTTTCAGGTATCTATACGCCGGAAACAAATTGTTTCACTTCTCATTTGGTCTGATTTCAGCTTAACGACGGTGCAGAGTGGGAGAAGCTCGCAAATAATTATGAAGCCATCACACTAAGCGCTAAATCAATCAAGGGCCACTTTGAATCCAACTTGCGCAGTGCTCAGGGCATGGTCCAGACCACAAGTCAACTGCTCAAGGATCTCGACGAGAGAGATATATTCGATCCGTAAGACAATAATGACAGTAGACAAGAGAAATATAACCCAGcttatttgctttaatttttagaacTCGTTTTCACCAACTTTACCTGAGTAACGGACAACGGGCCATTTCACCGGCGGAGTTAAAAAACGCCTTCCTTCAGTTCGTCACTATTCGTTCCCAGTTGCATAGAGATGGCGAGGCTAAAGCACGCTCCAAGGCTATCGATGCACTGCacttccatttttttaagagCAAGGAGTCCGTCCGAGTTCtcttaaacaaatttgccgACTTGCAAAGCGAGATATTTAGCATGCACTTGAAGATGGTAAAGCCCATATCCACAGCACCATCTCCGATGCTTCAGCTTAGCGACGCGATGGACCGTCTTACTATGAGCTATGGGCAACCCATGGCGGATTCATTTGACTCTCTAGGCACGGCCAGTGTTATCGATGAGGCAGAAAGGATTAATAGCATGTAAgtgaatatataaaaaattgtatttaatatttttattgataaattatcttttgcttttttagGCTTATCCGTGAAATGGAAATCGATCACTTTTAATGCTTGTTACTCGTACAGAAGTCATGCCGGAGTTCACCACTACGCCTCCATTCGAAATCATAGAAtaattcgattttattttgttatatcaCATCCAATTGGTAATTTCACTAGCTTTAATGGTTTCTCAGAAACTGAAGGGCATGTTTTTCATCTCAGAatgatttgtgttttgttaaacattaaaaaacaatccatgtttataattttcgcCACTGTGTAATGTTTACATTGGCcgattgaatttaaaattggcaTGAAGTGGGGAAGTTTGATTTGGATATTTAATGCCTGCTTTCCAGATGGCCCAAAACTGATGTCGGCTTTGTTCATTTACATATGAGTAAGtaacttataattttcatcGAGCCTTGGTTATATCAAACCTATATAACtaaaacgaaacaaaatgATCTGCTTTTGAGTTTAAGAAATCTGGGCTCCATTATTcagtgaaaaagttaaaataattatttgtaaaaccaaaacaatctTTAATTCtgttgtttacattttaaaggtTGCTTATAGTTCTtctgtatgtatataatatgtttataagaaatattaataatatgaaTTCAGCAGTTGAACTTGTGCTATATTTCTGTCAATCTTTTTCTACTGGTTAAAAGTTGTCTGgcagacaaaacaaaaacttcaaagcatatatggtatatataaCAGACGGCTTAATTTACGAATAAACAGCTGTATATAGTTTGGCTTGGTCAATTGAAATGAAACTGCTGAGGATTGCAATGTCACGAGAAATTGCACATGCGGCAGAACCGAGAATTCGTGGGCTTCTGGCCATGCCAGACGTGGCTATAAAAGCGATACCAGCAGCTAGGCAGCCACCACAAGCCGTTAGCCGGTGACCACTGTCGGAGCTCTAGAAGAATCGCAAGGAAGCACGAAATGAATCTACACTGGTCGATTGGTTTGCTTCTGCTCCTAGGAGTTGTACTGCAGGTGGATTGGATAACAGCTAAGCCTCCGACGAGGAAGTCACTGCGTGagtaaattgaattgaaaatcaGTTGAATAGTAAACGACAATTTAACTATTTGATTTCTATGCAGCATCATTCCTCAAGGTATGCCATCGTGATTCCCCGGACCTGAACACATGCGCCCGTGAATCCTATGAAGCGCTGCGACCGCGACTGATGGAGGGCATTCCCGAGCTCTATATACCAGCCATGGAGCCACTGGTCGTTCCGCAGGTGAAGATGGACCAGGACTCCGGTGCCATCTACCTGCACTCCGTGTATCGGAACGTAAAAGTCACCGGCATTTCGAAGCACACGGTGAACGAGATGCGCTTGGAGCCCTCAAAGCTGAAGTTCATCGTGTCGCTGACATTTCCCAATCTGCACTTGGAATCAGACTACAGCATTAAGGTCAGTAGAGATGTATGAAGCCACTTCGCAAGCCCACTCCAAACAAACATAACTACAAGTACAATTGTTGCTCTTGTAGGGAAAAATCATGATGATGCCTCTTCTTGGCGATGGTCACTGCATGGTGGATCTAAGTAAGTTATATTATCAATTGGGcttccaataaaaaatttaatttaatttgttgtacaGCAAACATCACCATGCGCACAGAACTGATCGGACAGGAATACAAAAAGAATGGAGCCAACTATCTTAAGATCAACACGGTTAAGGTCAAGTACGAGCTATCAGATGTACACATACACCTGGACAACCTGTTCAACGGGGACAAGGCTTTGGGTGACCGGATGAACGAGTTCCTCAACGAGAACTGGAAGGCCTTGGCCGAGGAAGTGCGTCCACTGATGTCCAAGGCTCTGGTGGACATTTTGAGAGCCTCCGTGGACAAGCTGTTCTCATCCTTCAGCTACGATGATCTCCTGCCCAAGGGCAATAACTAAATGGAGACTGGTGGTGACTGGTGAACAGCGTATTAGCcaacttaaagatttaatCGTAGTACAAAGAATAGCCTACAAATAAGCACACAATTAAATgcgaaataaattatgaatatAATACATAAACGGCGGATGAGGATCCGTAGACCACTAAACCAGCCAAAGCTTGGTGGGCATCTTGGAGAATACGTTGTTCCACAGGCCGTGGAAGATGTCGGCCAGTCCCAGTTCCAAGTCTGGACGCAGCTCGGCAATTACTTCCTTGCCGTTCTGATTGAGGAACGAGTTGATCGAGGCCGCCAGGATGTCGTTCCCATTGAACAGATTCTTGAGATGGATGCGCATGGCGCCCACGTCGAAGCCCACCTTCATCTCGTCGATGTGGATGATCTCATCGCCAGTGCGTGTCTCATTCCGTAGGGAGATCCTGGTGTACACAGTGGTGTGCACGTTCTTCAGGGCCATGGCAACGTCTCCACTGCCGATGAGTGGGAGCAGTAGGATATTTCCCTTTAGGTTGTACTTGGCCCGGATTCGCAGTCGAGGGAGCTCCAGCTCAAAGTTCAGCAGGCGCCGCTCCAGATCCAAGctacagcaaaaaataaacgTATGAGTTAATAATCTCTATTaatttcaagtatttttcaTTTGGATTATCTGATATACTTCCCAAAATCCATTTTCTTACCTGGCTCGACGGACAGTCGCGTTTGATGGTCCTCGAATGACGAGGTTCTGGAATCCGCCGGACAGCACCAGATTGCCACTGCCCTTTGACACCGACACTTGGTCGATGTTGAGTGGCTCAAAGCTCTTCACCCCGAGCTCCGGAATTCCTGCCGCCAGGGCCGGAAAGCAGCCCTCAAAGAGCTGCCGGAAGCACTTGTCCTCATTTGGATTGGAGCGCTTGCATGTCTGCAGCCACGGAGCTGAAAGACACAAGATTACGATAATGTGTTTAAGATTGGATTTAATTACTGATATTACTATTAATGTaaaatcaaaccaaaacaCCACTTACGAAATGAAAAAGTCGTGCCGATTGCAAAACTTCTGATACCttattttgtgacgaaaaatgattgagcattcgactaaataataaaaaaaaatggaatatttttcacttttttgcaaTCCAGAAAATGgttaattcataaaaatatcaaaaaatcgatccgATATTACacaccaagatttaaacgcagatttttaagccacaagacttaaAAGATATACCATTTCACAATGAGACATATGCAAGGAAAGTTGTGGACTAttgaactgcaggtttttggtcacttttcggcaaagccatttttcggaaattaagaaaggggtaacatcatcaaaatatcaaaaaatcgatccgaaattacaaaccaagatttaaacgcagatttttagagacttaagccacaagactttaaagatataccatatcaaaatcggacgcctgtaagaaaagttatggactaaGAACTGCAGGATTTTGGTCAATTTTCAGCAAAGtcatttttatcaaattatgaaaggggtaacatcatcaaaatatcaaaaaatcgattccaaattacaaaccaagatttaaacgcagatttttagagacttaagccacaagactttaaagacataccacttcaCAATCAGACGTCTGTAAGAAAATGTATGGGTtaaaaactgcaggtttttggttaCTTTTCAGCAAAGccaatttttggaaattaagaaaggggtaacatcattaaaatatcaaaaaatcgattccaaattacaaaccaagatttaaacgcagatttttagagacttaagccacaagactttaaatatataccaCTTCACAATCAGACGTCTGCAAGGAAAGTTATGGACTAAGAATTGCAGTATTTTGGTCAATTTTcggcaaagccatttttcggaaattaagaaaggggtgtaacataatcaaaatatcaaaaaatcgatccgaaattacaaaccaagatttaaacgcagatttttagagacttaagccacaagactttaaagatataccatatcaaaatcggacgcctgtaagaaaagttatggactaaGAACTGCAGGATTTTGGTCAATTTTcagcaaagccatttttcggaaattaagaaaggggtaacatcatcaaaatatcaaaaaatcgatccgaaattacaaaccaagatttaaacgcagatttttagagacttaagccacaagactttaaagacataccacaGTCACAGTTCCGCAAAGCCATTtattaacttttctatttacaCAActtgtatacaaatttttaatgcttctttagtattttttaaaaaacactgATTATCCTTATGAGCACTTATAGCTATTATTACTTACGTCTCTCCTGCAACGGAAGTTTATCGTTCACAATTTCGCGCGTATACGCCCCGGAGCCTTGTGTCACCGAAACCGAAAAGATAACGCCCAAACTAATCGCCAACTTCCAGTATGTTGTgttaaacattgttttaaaaggaaaaaatcaaaaccaaatcgACAGGTATCCTTAAAGCGACAATAAAGTTCGTTATTTTAAGTCGGTTTTCCGTTGCGCGCGACCGTTAGCGACGATGGCTCGAGACCAAGTGCCGGGATAGCCAAGAGAAAAGTCGGACGAAACCATCGAAGGCCATGGTAATGTGACTTTTTTCGTGGGCTGCTTTTGCGGCCAGTTTTACATACTCTTTTTGCCCGCACTGGCATTACGAATTCCGCAATTTCGGAACTGGCGGCGCCGTATACCCGTTTACACCCCCTTTCCCGCTTGTCAAGTGACCACGGAAAAAATGTCGATAAAAAGAGTGTAAAATGCACTAATCACCTGGGGAATTTAAATTATAGGACGGgtcttaaattaataaataaaataatttctttatttaattatctttttCAACTTATAGAAAGTAAATTATTTGAGTACTTTTAAAATCTATAGTAaatgaatgttatttaatgACGGTGTgcgacaattttatttatttaagccatTCAACTCGTTTACTAACTATGTTGGTAATTACTACAGGTAGCATTCCAAATTTCCCAACTGTAGTGCATAAGACTGCACCACTTGACCGAATATTTGTGTTGGCTTATTTGTTGCATTGATATTTGTACTTTTatgttgttttcaatttaactttCGTTCGGCGCTTAAACGCCACCGATTCCCagcttgtttatgtttatagACGTTgcgccacacacacacaccaagaTATGGCCAGAAAGCCAAAAGCCGCCCAACTCGTCCCCCTGGCCTGCTTCCAGTTCCACCGGAGTTCCCTCCAAAGTTGTTCACCTGTTGACTACTTCTGGTATTACGCAGACATGGCTCGATCGGagctggagttggagttgTCTGGGATCGTCGGCGCTGCCTTGCCCCTTCATTGTCACGGGTTTTGTCCGGTTTTCTGGCCGTTCGTGCTCCAATGCCTCGGGCCACAGAGGCTTCACTTGCCCCACGTTCCCTCTCTTCCCCTTTTGGCGGTTGTCGCGTGCACTCTGGTTGCCAGTTTCAGTTACGCAGTCTCCCCAATTAACCAATTAACATTTGGCCTAGAGGTGGTCCAGTGACCTGATCGTGAGCGGGAAGAGATATCGAAATGTACCACATTTCGTCCATTAACTACTCAAATAAGTAATTTTGTAAGAATCGTTAAAACTATGTCCTACctcaatcaaaattttttgttcGGCGATCTCTATTTATACTACTTTATCAAATTTATACTACTTTAGTACGTGTATTAAGCAgactaaatattatatatcatTTACTAATGAAGTTAAGTAATCGAAAAACTTTTACCCACATATTGGGTTTGCCGTTGGGATAATATAGAAACTCGCTGAGACAACtcgattataaataaatgtaagccAATTACTTTATAAAGTAATTATATAAGCAATAAAAGGtggtaaatttttgtttacaaatttcttaCTGCTATTATATTTGCAATGAACTccatttatagtttttaatattatttctcaCGATTTCATCTCCAGCACTCATTTGTCATTTGGAAGTCACTTAATTGCCGAAGTTTACGAAAACATGAATATGCAAATTCGGGCCCTTACGCTTATGTGACTAATAATCTTTCTCCCGCACGGGTCGGCATATTTCAATGTTGCATGTTGCGACAATAGTCAGACATTAAATTCATCCATGTTcatctcattttttttttttgacaaaaaagtCGCGTGCGGAAATTACCGAAATTGCGGGTCTTTGCAATAGTTGACCAGCGTCTGGGGATTGCGATATATTTAATTGTGGCTGCTTCCTCGCCGACTGGcccatcaaaataaaaacaattcagCTGAGATTGAACAGCTGTCGAACTGGCAAAAGTTGTTTCACTCCTAAAGCCTGGAATTGCGCAACTTTCGACTTGAATTATTAAcaagcattttattttctttgaacGGCAAACAAACGAGTTTAATGTTCGCCATCGATTTGGTTTGTTTTCGTTTCGGTTCAAGTTTTATTGGCGTTTATTTTCACACTTGCTGGTGCATTCCTCGATGccaggttttttttgtttaaaacgtTGGATGCCCCAAGTGATGCAATCACTGGGCACCAGCTTTTTTGCTACATTTTTTTGCAATGTCataaaagtaaagaaaacaaataattgaaGGGGCTTTCCCACAGCTCTCGGCTGGTGTAAATCCAACCGCAATCCGCCTTTGGTCACGTGCAATTGGAGCCAAGAGTTCAATAGCTTCGATTgggctttttaatttggtacCTTGGCATGCAGATCACGCCTCTAATTTTATCGTTTATCACTCGATTTTAGCTTGTATTTTGATTGCAGGCGCTGCTCTGGCATTGACCGATTAACCCGTCAGCAAGTCTTGTGTAAAGGGCCGACATTTTGGCACTCGTTTgccaaaatgttttcattttttattttaattaattttatttgactgACATTTACGCTGACGGCTTAAAAAGTAAccgttttataaaaaataaaattcaaatataacGTATTGCGAGTATATGTAGATGTTAagtaattttactttttggaAGATCAATCGgtaaaatagcaaaaaaaaatagcagcTCAAAAGTAGGCAACCATTTTTTGATTCAGTTTAAGCGAGGACAAAAGCTCAAATACATAAATCCACATTTTACCATTGGTAAAAAATCATTATCATAAGTTATAGTTCAttctcaaatattttgaaCCATGTTAAAGGAAAACCCCTTtagaaaataagaattttaacATGTACCCAAAAATCATTGTTCAAAAAAAGTGCTATATTTGAATACAATCTTTATTTAGAGTTCATGTTTAAAGGAGCAGAGTTATAATAATACTATACTAATGCGTACGCCTAAAGCTAAATGTTCTATGAAGAGGGTGAGTGGGGGAAGTGCGGTTTacacatataatatttaagctAGTTGAACAAGAGTTATGATAAAGAACTACATCGAACTGAATTATAAACGAAGCGATAAACAATATCtgtacacatatatataactCCATAGTTAAGCACACATATATAAACGTATATTTGTACAACAAAAATTGCTATTAGTTATTTACACGACATAGAAACTAAGTGCCATTCAGCAGATTTTAACCTAGAAACAACCACTGTTTGAGTTTCCAATTTCCACTAAATTTTGCCGAAATcataattgttaaaatatcggatttttgaattttaacgCCATTATGAATTTGAGAAACTTGATTGAAATGGAAATACGAGCAGGGTCGAGTGGGACTAATGTCTAAAGTCTTTTCAATGCAATGATTCCAACTAAGGCTTCAAGCTAAGGTGCAATTGGTGAGGAGGAGGGAGATCACATCACAGAGCCAGTGTCCAATGTCCAGTGTCCAGTGTCCAATGTCCAGTGCTTAGGGATTACGAGGTCGCCATCAGCTTGGCCGCCTGGATGACGTTGTGCTGGTGATGGTAGCCAGCCAACTCACTGGCCGCTCCGCCCGCCATGGCCGCCGTGGACGCAGCTCCTCCCAACGCCCCGAAGGTGCCACCAAAGTAGCAATTGTTCACATAGTCATAGTTGGTGGCACTCGTCTCCGTTTTCACTCCATACGCGGCGGCAGCTGCGGCGGCATGCAAGTGATGATGGGCCGCTGCCGTCACATGGTGTCCATGGGATCCGCCCAAATGGTGATGGTGCTGGTAGTGGGGCGAGGGGGTGCCATTGCTCAGCGTCGGCGTCTCGGCACTGTGCGACGTGTAGGCGGACGCACTGCCTCCGCCCGAGCTGCTGCCGGGCGTGTAGAGCTGCGATCCTGCCGCTCCGTGGAGCTGGCGGGCACTCAACTGGGACTGGCCGGAGGTCGGAGTCATGCCGTGGCcatgttgctggtgctgctgttgcgtcGCCGCCTGTCCATAGTGGGGAAAGCATTGCTGGTGAgccgcctgctgctgttgttgctgctgctgctgctgctgttgctgctgggcgtTGTGGTGTCCCATCagagtgctgctgctgccggtgGTGGTCTTTAGGTCCGTGTGCAGCTTACCAAGGCTGTGGCTCAGCGAGGGTTTGAGATCTGGCGGTGGAGAGATCGGGATTAGAGTCTTGGAAAACTTTGCTTAAGTTTGGCATAATTAGTGAACAAGGTCGGTTGGTTTCATTGCTAAATTCAAAGTTGCTATAGatctcttattttttgtatgatgtgataaaatgtatttactttGCGATCCACTAGAACGTTTTTCAAAGTCGAACTTAAATTTCCTAATTAAAACGactaaatactaaaaatacaaatattgatTTCTTTTGCGATccactaaaaaatatttgaaagtccAACTTAACTTCCGTTTTAGAGACATTAGTTGTGGAGGCAAAAAGTTATGAAACTATAAATACAATTGTGGGTTTCACTTTTAGAGTAAAacagttttctaaaaatactGATCAAAAGAGATCCTCTtcttaagtaaaaataattagttttttaaactttcagtGAAGAGCACCCCAATCGAATAAGTGACCACTTACCATGCTCTTCCTTGCACTCCTTGATGGCCTCCAAAGTGGAGCTCGATCCGGAACCAGTGCCCGTTCCGCCCGCCGATCCGCTGCCCGTTTTCTTGGGCTTCCGCTTCCTGGTCTGGATGCCATCCTTGCGCATGGCCAGTGGTCGGTTCACACCGTGCAACTTGTAGTACAGGCCGCAGGCGTTGCACACTGGCTCGCCGTCGTTGTTGCGCCTCCACAGGGTTGTCGTTCGGGTGCCGCAGTTGGTGCAGCACAAGCCCATCCTCCTGGTAGCAGTCTAACAAGGAGATGGTCCAAATTAGCAACGGAATCTGGAGTGGATCGAAGGGGACTACTCACTGCACTCACCAGGCGCTTGCTGGGCTTGATCAGCGGCCGGTTCATCCCGTTCATCTTGTGGTACAGTCCGCAGGCGTTGCACAGGTAGTGCCCAGTGCCATCCCGTCGCCACAAGGGCGTCGATATGGCGCCACAGTTGACGCACTCGCGTCCCTCGCCGAACTGAAAGTCCATGGCGCTCTCGTAGGGCGAGGATCGCTGGAAGCCCGACGGATCGTAGGCACTGCGCCAGGAGCCCATCATCACGGCGTTGGGCGAGTAAAACTGCGCCGGCAGCT
This genomic window from Drosophila gunungcola strain Sukarami chromosome 3R, Dgunungcola_SK_2, whole genome shotgun sequence contains:
- the LOC128258135 gene encoding protein takeout, with product MNLHWSIGLLLLLGVVLQVDWITAKPPTRKSLPSFLKVCHRDSPDLNTCARESYEALRPRLMEGIPELYIPAMEPLVVPQVKMDQDSGAIYLHSVYRNVKVTGISKHTVNEMRLEPSKLKFIVSLTFPNLHLESDYSIKGKIMMMPLLGDGHCMVDLTNITMRTELIGQEYKKNGANYLKINTVKVKYELSDVHIHLDNLFNGDKALGDRMNEFLNENWKALAEEVRPLMSKALVDILRASVDKLFSSFSYDDLLPKGNN
- the LOC128251971 gene encoding GATA-binding factor A isoform X3, producing the protein MYHSSAVAAYTDLAAAGSAASAGVGVGVSGYHQQAVNAPVYVPSNRQYNHVAAHFGSAAAQNAWTTDSFGSAHGQLPAQFYSPNAVMMGSWRSAYDPSGFQRSSPYESAMDFQFGEGRECVNCGAISTPLWRRDGTGHYLCNACGLYHKMNGMNRPLIKPSKRLVSATATRRMGLCCTNCGTRTTTLWRRNNDGEPVCNACGLYYKLHGVNRPLAMRKDGIQTRKRKPKKTGSGSAGGTGTGSGSSSTLEAIKECKEEHDLKPSLSHSLGKLHTDLKTTTGSSSTLMGHHNAQQQQQQQQQQQQQQAAHQQCFPHYGQAATQQQHQQHGHGMTPTSGQSQLSARQLHGAAGSQLYTPGSSSGGGSASAYTSHSAETPTLSNGTPSPHYQHHHHLGGSHGHHVTAAAHHHLHAAAAAAAYGVKTETSATNYDYVNNCYFGGTFGALGGAASTAAMAGGAASELAGYHHQHNVIQAAKLMATS
- the LOC128251971 gene encoding GATA-binding factor A isoform X2, encoding MGILLSDGDSTSDQQSTRDYPHFSGDQQNVTLPVASASTSVFESASASHAAAVKMYHSSAVAAYTDLAAAGSAASAGVGVGVSGYHQQAVNAPVYVPSNRQYNHVAAHFGSAAAQNAWTTDSFGSAHGQLPAQFYSPNAVMMGSWRSAYDPSGFQRSSPYESAMDFQFGEGRECVNCGAISTPLWRRDGTGHYLCNACGLYHKMNGMNRPLIKPSKRLTATRRMGLCCTNCGTRTTTLWRRNNDGEPVCNACGLYYKLHGVNRPLAMRKDGIQTRKRKPKKTGSGSAGGTGTGSGSSSTLEAIKECKEEHDLKPSLSHSLGKLHTDLKTTTGSSSTLMGHHNAQQQQQQQQQQQQQQAAHQQCFPHYGQAATQQQHQQHGHGMTPTSGQSQLSARQLHGAAGSQLYTPGSSSGGGSASAYTSHSAETPTLSNGTPSPHYQHHHHLGGSHGHHVTAAAHHHLHAAAAAAAYGVKTETSATNYDYVNNCYFGGTFGALGGAASTAAMAGGAASELAGYHHQHNVIQAAKLMATS
- the LOC128258125 gene encoding circadian clock-controlled protein daywake, with amino-acid sequence MFNTTYWKLAISLGVIFSVSVTQGSGAYTREIVNDKLPLQERPPWLQTCKRSNPNEDKCFRQLFEGCFPALAAGIPELGVKSFEPLNIDQVSVSKGSGNLVLSGGFQNLVIRGPSNATVRRASLDLERRLLNFELELPRLRIRAKYNLKGNILLLPLIGSGDVAMALKNVHTTVYTRISLRNETRTGDEIIHIDEMKVGFDVGAMRIHLKNLFNGNDILAASINSFLNQNGKEVIAELRPDLELGLADIFHGLWNNVFSKMPTKLWLV
- the LOC128251971 gene encoding GATA-binding factor A isoform X1 yields the protein MGILLSDGDSTSDQQSTRDYPHFSGDQQNVTLPVASASTSVFESASASHAAAVKMYHSSAVAAYTDLAAAGSAASAGVGVGVSGYHQQAVNAPVYVPSNRQYNHVAAHFGSAAAQNAWTTDSFGSAHGQLPAQFYSPNAVMMGSWRSAYDPSGFQRSSPYESAMDFQFGEGRECVNCGAISTPLWRRDGTGHYLCNACGLYHKMNGMNRPLIKPSKRLVSATATRRMGLCCTNCGTRTTTLWRRNNDGEPVCNACGLYYKLHGVNRPLAMRKDGIQTRKRKPKKTGSGSAGGTGTGSGSSSTLEAIKECKEEHDLKPSLSHSLGKLHTDLKTTTGSSSTLMGHHNAQQQQQQQQQQQQQQAAHQQCFPHYGQAATQQQHQQHGHGMTPTSGQSQLSARQLHGAAGSQLYTPGSSSGGGSASAYTSHSAETPTLSNGTPSPHYQHHHHLGGSHGHHVTAAAHHHLHAAAAAAAYGVKTETSATNYDYVNNCYFGGTFGALGGAASTAAMAGGAASELAGYHHQHNVIQAAKLMATS